Proteins encoded together in one Streptomyces sp. NA04227 window:
- a CDS encoding YafY family protein, translating into MSAGRLLSMLLLLQSRGRVSARGLAEELGVSVRTAYRDLARLQAAGVPVYAEAGRGGGYQLVDGYRTQLTGMSEGEARALFLAGLPGPAAELGLAPEVTAARLKLLAALPTGLREEAVRTTAVFHLDAPGWYREPEQAPYLPLFVDAVLNRQAVDTRYRRWRAPQEVRRLLRPYGLVLKSGTWYVVAASATTSRIATYRVSQFLEAEPTDEHFDRPGDFDLSTYWASYLDDFASRRYTGTATIRLSPQGRRRLPDNVPPEVVRAVEATATPVGDAGWIEAVVPTESTPHACGEWLRLGVDVEVVAPVELRRVMAETVGALAGVYGGGGKGEVGTEVSRDESVD; encoded by the coding sequence ATGTCCGCCGGTCGACTGCTGTCGATGCTGCTGTTGCTGCAATCCCGTGGCCGTGTGTCCGCGCGCGGGCTCGCGGAGGAGCTGGGCGTGTCCGTACGTACCGCCTACCGGGACCTCGCGCGGTTGCAGGCCGCCGGGGTGCCGGTCTACGCGGAGGCGGGACGGGGCGGCGGCTACCAACTGGTCGACGGCTACCGCACCCAGCTGACCGGAATGAGCGAGGGCGAGGCGCGGGCCCTGTTCCTCGCCGGACTGCCGGGCCCCGCCGCCGAGTTGGGGCTCGCACCGGAGGTGACGGCGGCCCGCCTGAAGCTCTTGGCCGCGCTGCCGACGGGACTGCGGGAGGAAGCGGTACGCACTACGGCGGTGTTCCACCTGGACGCGCCCGGCTGGTACCGCGAGCCCGAACAGGCCCCGTATCTCCCGCTGTTCGTCGACGCGGTGCTCAACCGGCAAGCGGTCGACACGCGTTACCGGCGCTGGCGAGCGCCACAGGAGGTGCGCCGCCTACTGCGTCCCTACGGCTTGGTGCTCAAGTCCGGTACCTGGTACGTCGTTGCCGCGTCCGCCACGACGTCCCGGATCGCGACCTACCGGGTGTCCCAGTTCCTGGAAGCCGAGCCGACCGACGAGCACTTCGACCGGCCCGGGGACTTCGACCTGAGCACCTACTGGGCGTCCTACCTCGACGACTTCGCATCCCGCCGCTACACCGGCACGGCCACCATCCGCCTCTCCCCACAAGGGCGTCGGCGCCTGCCGGACAACGTGCCCCCGGAGGTGGTGCGGGCCGTGGAGGCCACCGCGACCCCCGTCGGCGACGCGGGGTGGATCGAGGCGGTCGTCCCGACGGAGAGCACCCCGCACGCCTGTGGGGAGTGGCTGAGGCTCGGCGTCGACGTCGAAGTTGTGGCACCGGTTGAGCTGCGACGGGTGATGGCGGAGACGGTGGGGGCGCTGGCGGGGGTTTACGGCGGCGGGGGCAAGGGCGAGGTGGGCACGGAGGTCTCGCGCGACGAAAGTGTCGACTGA
- a CDS encoding diiron oxygenase codes for MASSIAKPETPAQASSREVTGRLLDSAEQLSYDPVTEVDWKTPLDKDFHGASPEWSTLYGTDYWNELTEAQRKELTRQEAASVASTGIWFEMILQQMVLRDIYSMDPTDPKFQWALTEIADECRHSIMFARGAEKLQAPPYKPNRLVMELGRAFKTIAFGEAAYAAILVAEEVLDVMQRDWMRDERVVPFVRTINNIHVVEESRHMKFARDETVRRMRGTGFVRRQIQAFVISVAAYLIVTSMVNKKVYKNAGLDQERALTEARANEHHKSMMRSSCAGLMEFLTSARLLTKPALLFYKRANLI; via the coding sequence ATGGCTAGCAGCATCGCCAAGCCCGAGACGCCGGCCCAGGCCAGCAGCCGAGAGGTCACCGGGCGTCTGCTTGACTCCGCCGAGCAGCTCTCCTACGACCCCGTGACCGAGGTCGACTGGAAGACGCCGCTCGACAAGGACTTCCACGGCGCCAGCCCGGAGTGGAGCACGCTCTACGGCACGGACTACTGGAACGAGCTGACCGAGGCGCAGCGCAAGGAGCTGACCCGGCAGGAGGCCGCCTCGGTCGCCAGTACCGGTATCTGGTTCGAGATGATCCTGCAGCAGATGGTGCTGCGCGACATCTACTCGATGGACCCGACCGACCCCAAGTTCCAGTGGGCGCTGACCGAGATAGCCGACGAGTGCCGCCACTCGATCATGTTCGCCCGCGGCGCCGAGAAGCTCCAGGCCCCGCCGTACAAGCCGAACCGCCTGGTCATGGAACTCGGCCGGGCTTTCAAGACCATCGCGTTCGGTGAGGCCGCCTACGCCGCGATCCTGGTCGCCGAGGAAGTCCTCGACGTCATGCAGCGCGACTGGATGCGCGACGAGCGCGTGGTGCCCTTCGTGCGCACCATCAACAACATCCATGTGGTCGAGGAATCCCGGCACATGAAGTTCGCCCGGGACGAGACCGTGCGCCGGATGCGCGGGACCGGCTTCGTGCGCCGCCAGATCCAGGCCTTCGTCATCTCGGTCGCCGCGTACCTGATCGTCACCAGCATGGTGAACAAGAAGGTCTACAAGAACGCCGGGCTCGACCAGGAGCGCGCGCTCACCGAGGCGCGGGCCAACGAGCACCACAAGTCGATGATGCGTTCCAGCTGCGCCGGGCTCATGGAGTTCCTGACCTCGGCCCGCCTGCTCACCAAGCCCGCGCTCCTGTTCTACAAGCGCGCCAACCTCATCTGA
- a CDS encoding FAD-dependent oxidoreductase: MTYAITQTCCSDATCVAVCPVNCIHPTPEERAFGSTEMLYIDPKSCIDCGACADACPVDAVFPVESLLPSQKEYARINAAYYDDVARERETSPVDDHGPNFHAWGAPSFDRVLPPDFRKLRVAVVGTGPAGMYAAEDLLLHTSAEVTLIDRLPVAGGLLRYGVAPDHPDTKKVGETFSRFHGHPRVRMHLGIEVGKEISAQELAAHHDAVIYAVGASTDRRLGIPGEDLPGSISATSFVAWYNAHPEVAPDAIDLSAERVVVVGNGNVALDVARILVADPADLAGTDIADHALAALRTSKVREVVVLGRRGPEDAAYTRSELLALKHLKDVDLVVDDHDPRIAAAIDAAESKSKAAVLRGVTREALDHSGAPAPGKRIVFRFHSTSVEVLGGDGGGVRAVRVTGGDGEDGLDIPVGLMLRAIGYRGVPVAGLPFDEAAGVVPNEAGRVAGSTGTYVVGWIKRGPSGGIGANRSCADETVGSLLADAIEGRLTAPAEGPKSFQRLARSRNRKVVDARGLAAINRTEIGNGQRAGRPRAKLATVGELLDAARSRRRWLVG, encoded by the coding sequence ATGACCTACGCGATCACCCAGACCTGTTGCAGCGACGCCACCTGTGTCGCCGTCTGCCCGGTCAACTGCATCCACCCGACGCCCGAGGAGCGGGCGTTCGGCAGCACCGAGATGCTCTACATCGACCCGAAGTCGTGCATCGACTGCGGTGCCTGCGCGGACGCCTGCCCGGTGGACGCCGTCTTCCCGGTGGAGTCCCTGCTCCCGTCGCAGAAGGAGTACGCCCGGATCAACGCGGCGTACTACGACGACGTCGCCCGCGAGCGCGAGACCTCGCCGGTCGACGACCACGGGCCCAACTTCCATGCCTGGGGCGCGCCTTCGTTCGACCGCGTGCTGCCGCCCGACTTCCGCAAGCTGCGGGTCGCGGTGGTGGGCACCGGGCCGGCCGGTATGTACGCCGCCGAGGACCTGCTGCTGCACACCAGTGCCGAGGTGACCCTGATCGACCGGCTGCCGGTGGCGGGCGGGCTCCTGCGGTACGGCGTGGCGCCGGACCACCCGGACACCAAGAAGGTCGGGGAGACCTTCTCCCGCTTCCACGGGCACCCGCGGGTGCGGATGCACCTGGGCATCGAGGTGGGCAAGGAGATCAGCGCCCAGGAACTGGCCGCGCACCACGACGCGGTGATCTACGCGGTGGGCGCCTCCACCGACCGCAGGCTCGGCATACCGGGCGAGGACCTGCCCGGCAGCATCTCGGCGACCTCCTTCGTCGCCTGGTACAACGCCCACCCGGAGGTCGCGCCGGACGCCATCGACCTGTCCGCGGAGAGGGTCGTGGTGGTCGGCAACGGCAATGTGGCCCTGGACGTCGCCCGGATCCTGGTCGCGGACCCGGCGGACCTGGCCGGGACGGACATCGCCGACCACGCCCTGGCCGCACTGCGTACCAGCAAGGTCCGCGAGGTGGTCGTCCTCGGCCGCCGCGGGCCCGAGGACGCGGCGTACACCCGGTCCGAACTGCTCGCGCTCAAGCACCTGAAGGACGTCGACCTGGTCGTGGACGACCACGATCCGCGGATCGCGGCCGCGATCGACGCGGCGGAGTCGAAGTCCAAGGCGGCCGTGCTGCGCGGCGTCACCCGCGAGGCGCTCGACCACTCGGGGGCGCCCGCGCCGGGCAAGCGGATCGTCTTCCGCTTCCACTCCACCTCCGTGGAGGTGCTCGGCGGCGACGGCGGGGGCGTCCGCGCGGTACGGGTCACCGGCGGCGACGGCGAGGACGGACTCGACATCCCGGTGGGCCTGATGCTGCGGGCGATCGGTTACCGGGGTGTGCCGGTGGCCGGGCTGCCCTTCGACGAGGCCGCAGGCGTCGTGCCCAACGAGGCGGGGCGGGTGGCCGGTTCGACGGGTACGTACGTGGTCGGCTGGATCAAGCGTGGTCCCTCCGGCGGCATCGGGGCCAACCGGTCCTGTGCCGATGAGACGGTCGGCTCGCTGCTCGCCGACGCCATCGAGGGACGGCTGACCGCCCCGGCCGAGGGGCCGAAGTCCTTCCAGCGGCTCGCGCGCAGCCGTAACCGCAAGGTGGTCGACGCGCGCGGTCTGGCGGCGATCAACCGGACCGAGATCGGCAACGGGCAGCGTGCGGGCCGCCCGAGGGCCAAGCTCGCCACGGTCGGGGAACTTCTCGACGCGGCGCGCAGCCGTCGGCGGTGGCTCGTCGGCTGA
- a CDS encoding carbohydrate ABC transporter permease, with translation MRRGTRQRLAANAALLALAAAFALPLLWLLLASVDSAATLRVRAPDSPTGDNFSAVWTEEITFTPMRNSLLLCGGATLITVACAALAAYPLSRLRSRLTRPYLLTVLFSTSLPITAIMVPVYGLFVRINLVDTMYGTALFLAASQLPFAIWLMKNFMDGVPVVLEEAAWTDGASAFQSLVRVVLPLMGPGLTVVTVYCFVMMWGNFFVPFMLLLSPDQLPASVSVFSFFGNYGTVVYGQLAAFSILYSTPVILLYVLIARRLGGGFALGAAVKG, from the coding sequence CTGCGCCGGGGCACCCGCCAGCGCCTCGCCGCGAACGCCGCCCTGCTCGCGCTGGCCGCCGCCTTCGCGCTGCCGCTGCTTTGGCTGCTGCTCGCCTCCGTGGACAGCGCCGCGACCTTGCGGGTACGGGCGCCCGACTCGCCCACCGGCGACAACTTCTCGGCGGTGTGGACCGAGGAGATCACCTTCACCCCGATGCGCAACAGCCTGCTGCTGTGCGGCGGCGCCACGCTGATCACCGTGGCCTGCGCCGCGCTCGCCGCCTACCCCCTGTCCCGGCTGCGCTCCCGCCTGACCCGCCCGTACCTGCTGACCGTCCTGTTCAGCACCAGCCTGCCGATCACCGCGATCATGGTCCCGGTGTACGGACTCTTCGTGCGGATCAACCTGGTCGACACCATGTACGGCACCGCGCTGTTCCTCGCCGCCTCCCAACTCCCGTTCGCCATCTGGCTGATGAAGAACTTCATGGACGGCGTCCCGGTGGTCCTGGAGGAGGCCGCCTGGACCGACGGGGCCTCCGCCTTCCAGTCACTGGTACGGGTCGTACTGCCCCTGATGGGCCCGGGCCTGACCGTGGTCACCGTCTACTGCTTCGTCATGATGTGGGGCAACTTCTTCGTCCCCTTCATGCTGCTGCTCTCCCCCGACCAACTCCCCGCCTCGGTCTCGGTCTTCAGCTTCTTCGGGAACTACGGGACGGTGGTCTACGGCCAGTTGGCGGCCTTCTCGATCCTGTACTCGACGCCGGTGATCCTGCTGTACGTACTGATCGCACGCAGGCTCGGCGGCGGCTTCGCGCTGGGCGCGGCGGTCAAGGGATGA
- a CDS encoding carbohydrate ABC transporter permease gives MLLFLAGPIAYCVWISFTDMQLTGSDRTNFVGFDNFRRAFGDEKFRNAVWLTLVFTFLSSLVGQNTLGLALAGLMRRASRPVRTVTGAVVIAAWVLPEIVAAFLLYAFFRREGTLNAVLDFLRLPDQNWLFTLPILAVSFANVWRGTAFSMLVYSAALAEIPQEINEAAEVDGARGWRRLVHVTLPLIRRSIATNLMLNTLQTLSVFGLIWAMTRGGPGDRSTTLPVFMYDQAFTKSLIGYGTAVALLLLLVGALFSAVYLRLVRDEV, from the coding sequence ATGCTGCTGTTCCTGGCCGGTCCGATCGCGTACTGCGTGTGGATCTCCTTCACCGACATGCAGTTGACGGGTTCCGACCGGACCAACTTCGTCGGCTTCGACAACTTCCGCCGCGCGTTCGGCGACGAGAAGTTCCGCAACGCGGTGTGGCTGACACTGGTGTTCACCTTCCTGTCCTCGCTGGTCGGACAGAACACCCTCGGCCTCGCGCTCGCGGGCCTGATGCGCCGGGCCTCCCGTCCGGTGCGGACCGTGACCGGGGCGGTGGTCATCGCGGCCTGGGTGCTGCCCGAGATCGTGGCCGCCTTCCTCCTGTACGCCTTCTTCCGCCGCGAGGGCACCCTCAACGCCGTCCTGGACTTCCTTCGACTGCCCGACCAGAACTGGCTGTTCACCCTGCCGATCCTGGCGGTGTCGTTCGCCAACGTCTGGCGCGGCACGGCCTTCTCGATGCTCGTCTACTCGGCGGCGCTCGCCGAGATCCCGCAGGAGATCAACGAGGCCGCGGAGGTGGACGGCGCCCGCGGCTGGCGCCGTCTGGTGCACGTCACGCTGCCGCTGATCCGCCGCTCCATCGCCACCAATCTGATGCTCAACACCCTGCAGACGCTCTCGGTGTTCGGCCTCATCTGGGCGATGACCCGCGGCGGCCCCGGCGACCGCTCCACCACCCTGCCGGTCTTCATGTACGACCAGGCCTTCACCAAGAGCCTGATCGGCTACGGCACGGCGGTGGCGCTGCTGCTTCTGCTGGTCGGCGCGCTGTTCTCGGCCGTGTATCTGCGGCTCGTCAGGGATGAGGTGTGA
- a CDS encoding extracellular solute-binding protein produces MRPTAPVLLGTLLLTAATLSACGGGSGSDPDTVRVAYNRSTDNKTRYKDRYLADMKKQFEKEHPGKKVELVPIQAPDNDYATKAQQMMRSPRTAPDLVFEDTFRINADIKAGYLRPLDEQLAQWDDWNKFADTAKAAAKAEDGKTYGVPVGTDTRALWFNKSVFKKAGLPENWKPKNWNEVLDAARTVKKKVPGVVPLNVYTGKAPGEAAVMQGFEMLLYGTGEDPLYDPGAHKWVAGGKGFEDSLDFLRTVYGEKLGPEVSDALDANVPTSVGTEWLPEGKLAIALDGSWLGQHWTKGGGREWPEWSRELGQTPMPTQHGKAPGTVSMSGGWAWSVPQKAANPELAFEFIKTMQQKKNAVRWAVADAQIAVREDVASDPAYLKSMPGIAFFTSLVEHTHYRPALPVYPQVSTAVGEAMEAVTTGDASPKEAAKEYDSRLKDIVSGAVVNR; encoded by the coding sequence GTGCGCCCCACCGCCCCCGTACTCCTCGGCACTCTGCTCCTCACCGCCGCCACACTGAGCGCCTGCGGCGGCGGTTCGGGCAGCGATCCGGACACCGTCCGGGTCGCCTACAACCGCAGCACCGACAACAAGACCCGGTACAAGGACCGCTATCTGGCGGACATGAAGAAGCAGTTCGAGAAGGAACACCCGGGCAAGAAGGTCGAGTTGGTGCCGATCCAGGCGCCCGACAACGACTACGCCACCAAGGCGCAGCAGATGATGCGCTCCCCGCGCACCGCACCCGACCTCGTCTTCGAGGACACCTTCCGGATCAACGCCGACATCAAGGCGGGCTATCTGCGGCCGCTGGACGAGCAGTTGGCGCAGTGGGACGACTGGAACAAGTTCGCCGACACCGCCAAGGCCGCGGCGAAGGCGGAGGACGGCAAGACGTACGGAGTGCCGGTCGGCACCGACACCCGCGCCCTGTGGTTCAACAAGAGCGTCTTCAAGAAGGCGGGGCTCCCCGAGAACTGGAAACCGAAGAACTGGAACGAGGTCCTGGACGCCGCCCGCACCGTCAAGAAGAAGGTCCCCGGCGTCGTCCCGCTGAACGTCTACACCGGCAAGGCCCCCGGTGAGGCGGCCGTGATGCAGGGCTTCGAGATGCTGCTCTACGGCACCGGCGAGGACCCGCTGTACGACCCGGGTGCCCATAAGTGGGTCGCGGGCGGCAAGGGCTTCGAGGACTCGCTCGACTTCCTGCGCACCGTCTACGGCGAGAAGCTCGGCCCCGAGGTCTCGGACGCGCTGGACGCGAACGTCCCCACCAGCGTGGGCACCGAGTGGCTGCCCGAAGGCAAGCTCGCCATCGCCCTGGACGGTTCCTGGCTCGGCCAGCACTGGACCAAGGGCGGCGGGCGTGAATGGCCCGAGTGGTCGAGGGAGTTGGGGCAGACCCCGATGCCCACCCAGCACGGCAAGGCCCCCGGCACGGTCTCGATGTCGGGCGGCTGGGCGTGGTCGGTGCCGCAGAAGGCGGCCAACCCGGAACTCGCCTTCGAGTTCATCAAGACGATGCAGCAGAAGAAGAACGCGGTGCGCTGGGCCGTCGCCGACGCGCAGATCGCGGTCCGTGAGGACGTGGCGAGCGACCCCGCGTACCTGAAGTCGATGCCCGGGATCGCCTTCTTCACTTCCCTCGTGGAGCACACCCACTACCGGCCCGCGCTGCCGGTCTATCCCCAGGTGTCCACGGCGGTGGGCGAGGCGATGGAGGCGGTGACCACGGGTGACGCGAGCCCGAAGGAGGCGGCGAAGGAGTACGACTCACGCCTGAAGGACATCGTCTCCGGCGCGGTGGTGAACAGGTAG
- a CDS encoding response regulator yields the protein MSAARSPVRVLVVEDDPVAADAHVLYTQRVPGFTVVGTAYTAAEARRALERTGADLVLLDLHLPDGHGLQLLRALRAAGHRADVIAVTSARDLTVVREGVSLGVVQYVLKPFTFATLRERLERYAQFRTAAGEASGQDEVDRTLAALRAPGPAQLPKGLSAPTLERVTRILRESGEGVTATETAAAAGISRITARRYLEHLVTAGRAERCPQYGQVGRPELKYQWTKGS from the coding sequence ATGAGCGCGGCCCGTTCGCCGGTACGGGTCCTGGTCGTCGAGGACGACCCGGTCGCGGCCGACGCGCACGTCCTGTACACCCAGCGGGTGCCCGGGTTCACCGTGGTGGGCACGGCGTACACGGCGGCCGAGGCGCGGCGCGCCCTGGAGCGGACCGGGGCCGATCTGGTCCTGCTCGATCTGCATCTGCCCGACGGGCACGGGCTCCAGCTGCTGCGCGCGCTACGGGCGGCCGGGCACCGGGCGGATGTGATCGCGGTGACCTCGGCGCGCGATCTGACGGTGGTGCGGGAGGGCGTCTCGCTGGGCGTGGTGCAGTACGTGCTCAAGCCGTTCACCTTCGCCACACTGCGCGAACGCCTGGAGCGCTACGCCCAGTTCCGCACCGCGGCGGGCGAGGCGAGCGGCCAGGACGAGGTCGACCGTACCCTCGCCGCGCTGCGCGCCCCCGGCCCGGCCCAGCTGCCGAAGGGCCTGAGCGCGCCGACCCTGGAGCGGGTCACCCGGATCCTGCGCGAGTCCGGCGAAGGGGTGACGGCCACCGAGACGGCCGCCGCGGCCGGGATCTCGCGGATCACCGCGCGCCGGTATCTGGAACACCTGGTGACCGCGGGCCGCGCCGAACGCTGCCCGCAGTACGGCCAGGTGGGCCGCCCCGAGCTGAAGTACCAGTGGACCAAGGGGTCGTGA
- a CDS encoding sensor histidine kinase codes for MRMADFSPSSPFRLLRSRSLAGQLFAMQVVLVALVVAGCALFAYLSDSRQAEQAARRQATAAARAVADSPSVREAARTENPSAALQPYAEQVRRHTAVDFVTIMDTRGIRWTHPDERRIGERFLGHIGPALKGETFPETYTGTLGPSVRVVTPIRDGEEIVGLVSAGITVESISAQVRGQVALVLLVAAGALVIGGLGTYWINARLRRHTHGMNAAELSRMHDYHQATLHAVREGLLMLDGRRRIALINDGARELLGLEATAVGTPVAELGLPTRLTGALLASEPRVDELHLTEDRVLVVNTSPVLGGEQRGTVVTLRDHTELQSLMGELDSERGFTQALRSQAHEAANRLHTVVSLIELGRAQDAVDFATAELELAQALTDQVVAAVAEPVLAALLLGKAAQANERGVELRISPDSRLDDGLLPAALPARDLVTVLGNLLDNALDAAQGSPLGRVTVTARTDEGALLLRVADSGPGVEPAHRSALFRRGWSTKPAGPGGRGLGLALVQQALHRNNGTLELAESADGGAEFTVRLPLSPAGAADAGAVRR; via the coding sequence ATGCGCATGGCTGATTTCTCGCCGTCCTCGCCGTTCCGCCTCCTGCGCTCGCGTTCCCTGGCGGGCCAGCTCTTCGCGATGCAGGTCGTGCTCGTGGCCCTGGTGGTCGCGGGCTGCGCGCTGTTCGCGTACCTCAGCGACAGCAGGCAGGCGGAGCAGGCGGCCCGCCGCCAGGCCACGGCCGCGGCCCGCGCGGTGGCCGACTCGCCGTCGGTGCGCGAGGCGGCCCGTACGGAGAACCCCTCGGCGGCGCTCCAGCCGTACGCGGAGCAGGTGCGCAGGCACACCGCGGTCGACTTCGTGACGATCATGGACACCCGCGGGATCCGCTGGACGCACCCCGACGAGCGGCGCATAGGCGAGCGTTTCCTCGGTCACATCGGCCCGGCGCTGAAGGGCGAGACGTTCCCCGAGACGTACACCGGCACCCTGGGGCCCTCGGTGCGGGTGGTCACCCCGATCCGGGACGGCGAGGAGATCGTGGGCCTGGTCAGCGCGGGCATCACGGTCGAGTCGATCAGCGCCCAGGTGCGCGGGCAGGTCGCGCTGGTGCTGCTCGTCGCGGCGGGCGCGCTGGTGATCGGCGGCCTCGGCACGTACTGGATCAACGCCCGGCTGCGCCGCCATACGCACGGCATGAACGCGGCCGAGCTGAGCCGGATGCACGACTACCATCAGGCGACCCTGCACGCGGTACGGGAAGGCCTGCTGATGCTGGACGGACGGCGCAGGATCGCCCTGATCAACGACGGCGCGCGGGAGCTGCTCGGCCTGGAGGCGACCGCCGTGGGCACCCCGGTGGCCGAACTGGGGCTGCCGACCCGGCTCACCGGGGCGCTGCTCGCCTCCGAGCCGCGCGTCGACGAGCTGCATCTGACCGAGGACCGGGTACTGGTCGTGAACACCTCGCCGGTACTCGGCGGGGAGCAGCGCGGCACCGTGGTGACCCTGCGCGACCACACCGAACTCCAGTCGCTGATGGGCGAGTTGGACTCCGAGCGCGGCTTCACCCAGGCGCTGCGCTCACAGGCGCACGAGGCCGCGAACCGGCTGCACACGGTGGTCTCCCTGATCGAACTGGGCCGCGCCCAGGACGCCGTGGACTTCGCCACCGCCGAACTCGAACTCGCCCAGGCGCTGACCGACCAGGTGGTGGCGGCGGTCGCCGAGCCGGTGCTCGCCGCGCTGCTTCTCGGCAAGGCAGCGCAGGCCAACGAGCGCGGCGTCGAGCTGCGCATCTCCCCCGACAGCCGTCTCGACGACGGGCTGCTCCCGGCCGCGCTGCCCGCCCGCGACCTGGTCACCGTCCTCGGCAACTTGCTCGACAACGCCCTGGACGCGGCGCAGGGCTCCCCGCTCGGCCGGGTCACGGTCACCGCCCGTACCGACGAGGGGGCACTGCTGCTGCGGGTCGCGGACAGCGGCCCCGGGGTGGAACCCGCGCACCGCAGCGCGCTGTTCCGGCGCGGCTGGTCGACCAAACCCGCCGGGCCCGGTGGCCGGGGGCTCGGTCTCGCCCTGGTCCAGCAGGCCCTGCACCGCAACAACGGCACCCTGGAGCTGGCCGAATCGGCCGACGGCGGCGCCGAGTTCACCGTACGGCTGCCGCTGTCCCCGGCGGGCGCGGCGGACGCCGGGGCGGTGCGCCGATGA
- a CDS encoding cation:dicarboxylase symporter family transporter yields the protein MAEPHTAPTKVAPGAKRARTHYLYLAVIVAVVAGIAVGFLAPDTAVELKPIGTGFVNLIKMMISPIIFCTIVLGVGSVRKAAKVGAVGGLALLYFMAMSTVALAIGLIVGNILEPGSGLHVTEAVRGAGEAQAEGASESTTEFLLGIIPTTLVSALTEGEVLQTLLVALLVGFGLQALGDAGRPVLTGIEHIQRLVFRVLSMVMWAAPIGAFGAIAAVVGETGIDALKSLAVIMVGFYITCVLFVVVILGTLLKLFTGVNIFRLLGYLGREFLLILSTSSSESALPQLIAKMEHLGVSKPVVGITVPTGYSFNLDGTAIYLTMASLFVANAMDDPLTAGEQISLLLFMIIASKGAAGVTGAGLATLAGGLQSHRPELLDGVGLIVGIDRFMSEARALTNFAGNAVATLLVGTWTGEVDKERVRYVLAGHAPFDYARLDRAEDGSHAGGPSGGEPEDAPLPGARGGEQEPAGKVL from the coding sequence ATGGCCGAGCCGCACACGGCCCCGACGAAGGTCGCACCCGGCGCCAAGCGCGCCCGTACCCACTACCTGTACCTGGCCGTGATCGTCGCCGTGGTGGCGGGCATCGCGGTCGGCTTCCTCGCGCCGGACACCGCGGTCGAGCTGAAGCCCATCGGCACCGGCTTCGTGAACCTGATCAAGATGATGATCTCCCCGATCATCTTCTGCACGATCGTGCTCGGTGTGGGCTCCGTACGGAAGGCCGCCAAGGTCGGCGCCGTCGGCGGACTGGCCCTGCTCTACTTCATGGCGATGTCGACGGTCGCCCTGGCCATCGGCCTGATCGTCGGCAACATCCTGGAGCCCGGCAGCGGCCTGCACGTCACCGAGGCGGTACGCGGCGCGGGCGAGGCCCAGGCCGAGGGCGCCAGCGAGTCGACCACCGAGTTCCTGCTCGGCATCATCCCGACCACGCTGGTCTCGGCGCTCACCGAGGGCGAGGTGCTCCAGACCCTGCTCGTGGCCCTGCTCGTCGGCTTCGGACTCCAGGCGCTCGGCGACGCGGGACGGCCGGTCCTCACCGGCATCGAGCACATCCAGCGGCTCGTCTTCCGGGTCCTGTCGATGGTCATGTGGGCGGCGCCGATCGGTGCCTTCGGCGCGATCGCGGCCGTCGTCGGCGAGACCGGCATCGACGCCCTCAAGTCGCTCGCGGTGATCATGGTCGGCTTCTACATCACCTGCGTCCTGTTCGTGGTGGTGATCCTCGGCACGCTCCTCAAGCTGTTCACCGGCGTCAACATCTTCCGGCTGCTCGGCTACCTCGGCCGCGAGTTCCTGCTGATCCTGTCGACCTCCTCCTCGGAGTCCGCGCTGCCGCAGCTCATCGCGAAGATGGAACACCTCGGCGTCAGCAAGCCGGTGGTGGGCATCACGGTGCCGACGGGCTACTCGTTCAACCTCGACGGCACGGCGATCTACCTCACGATGGCCTCGCTGTTCGTCGCCAACGCCATGGACGACCCGCTGACCGCGGGCGAGCAGATCTCCCTGCTCCTGTTCATGATCATCGCCTCCAAGGGTGCGGCGGGCGTCACCGGCGCCGGTCTGGCCACGCTCGCGGGCGGCCTCCAGTCGCACCGGCCCGAACTCCTCGACGGCGTCGGCCTGATCGTCGGCATCGACCGCTTCATGAGCGAGGCCCGCGCCCTCACCAACTTCGCGGGCAACGCGGTCGCCACGCTGCTCGTCGGCACCTGGACCGGCGAGGTCGACAAGGAGCGCGTGAGGTACGTGCTCGCGGGCCACGCGCCCTTCGACTACGCCAGGCTCGACCGGGCCGAGGACGGGTCGCACGCGGGCGGCCCGTCCGGCGGTGAGCCCGAGGACGCCCCGCTGCCGGGCGCTCGTGGCGGGGAGCAGGAGCCGGCCGGGAAGGTCCTGTAG